The following are from one region of the Eubacterium sp. MSJ-33 genome:
- a CDS encoding flavin reductase family protein yields MAKQVWKPGNMLYPVPAVMVTTGDGNGIDDIITIAWTGTINSDPPMVSISVRKSRYSHELLTKNGEFVINLVTKDLCYAMDYCGVKSGRDVDKFAEMKLTKGKAQTISVPVIEESPVNIECKVTQVIELGSHDMFLAAVTAVLADEKYMDETGKFDLNKTDLIAYSHGQYFTLGDYVGKFGYSVQKKK; encoded by the coding sequence ATGGCAAAACAGGTTTGGAAACCGGGAAATATGTTGTATCCGGTACCGGCGGTTATGGTGACAACCGGTGATGGAAATGGAATCGATGACATTATCACGATCGCATGGACGGGAACCATCAATTCGGATCCACCGATGGTATCGATCTCAGTACGAAAGTCAAGATATTCACATGAATTACTCACGAAAAACGGAGAGTTCGTCATCAATTTAGTGACGAAGGATCTGTGCTATGCGATGGATTATTGTGGTGTAAAATCAGGCAGAGATGTAGATAAATTCGCGGAGATGAAGCTGACGAAGGGCAAGGCACAGACCATATCTGTACCAGTCATTGAAGAAAGCCCGGTCAATATCGAGTGCAAGGTCACACAGGTAATAGAGCTTGGCTCCCATGATATGTTCTTAGCTGCGGTAACAGCCGTACTTGCGGATGAGAAATATATGGATGAGACAGGAAAGTTTGACCTGAATAAGACAGATTTGATTGCATATTCCCACGGACAGTATTTTACGCTTGGTGATTATGTTGGCAAATTCGGATACAGTGTGCAGAAAAAGAAATAA
- a CDS encoding YifB family Mg chelatase-like AAA ATPase: protein MFSKVKSCAVHGVDGHMIDVEADVNDGLPVFTMVGYLSSSVREASERVRTALKNSGFHLPPKRITINLSPADMRKDGSGYDLAIATAVLLSLGVTAELPMEQTLVLGELSLDGSIKAIPGVLPMVICAREEGMTSCIVPKENVQEAALVQGISVIGVSSLQETMEYIQGIKEYENTNVEQLAVDTLEYLYDIDFSDVAGQESIKRGMEIAAAGFHNVLLTGAAGVGKSMLAKRLPTILPQMSFEESLEVTKIYSVGGMLPPEGGLIHRRPFRAPHHTISEYALIGGGRVPTPGEVSFAHYGVLFLDELPEFSKPVLEVLRQPLEDRRIRISRVQASYEFPADFMFVAAMNPCPCGNSPDYRRCSCTEQQIRRYQSKVSGPLLDRIDIRMEVKGVKQEALFSKQKTESSKTIRARVEQARQMQKERFAGTGLLFNSQLDGKNLEEYITLSAEGKRLVLQLFEKQELSVRGVHRVLKLARTIADLAGSEEIENAHLQEAAFYRNQDVFAKEVLYGN, encoded by the coding sequence ATGTTTAGTAAAGTAAAAAGCTGTGCGGTTCACGGTGTGGACGGACATATGATCGATGTGGAGGCAGATGTGAATGATGGTCTGCCTGTATTTACCATGGTTGGATATCTGTCATCGTCTGTCAGGGAGGCATCGGAACGCGTGCGGACTGCGCTTAAGAATTCTGGCTTTCATTTGCCACCGAAGCGCATCACAATCAATTTATCCCCGGCAGATATGAGAAAAGATGGTTCCGGATATGACCTTGCGATTGCAACTGCAGTGCTTCTGTCACTTGGCGTAACAGCGGAATTACCGATGGAACAGACGTTGGTGCTCGGAGAACTGAGCCTGGACGGATCGATAAAAGCGATTCCGGGCGTTCTTCCGATGGTCATCTGTGCCAGAGAAGAAGGTATGACAAGCTGCATTGTTCCAAAAGAAAATGTGCAGGAAGCTGCTTTGGTGCAGGGAATATCGGTTATAGGTGTTTCAAGCCTGCAGGAGACCATGGAGTATATCCAGGGAATAAAAGAATATGAGAATACGAATGTCGAGCAACTGGCTGTGGATACATTGGAATATCTGTATGATATTGATTTTTCCGATGTGGCAGGACAGGAAAGCATCAAACGGGGGATGGAGATTGCTGCGGCAGGATTTCACAATGTGTTGTTAACCGGTGCAGCCGGCGTAGGTAAATCCATGCTCGCGAAGCGTCTGCCGACGATCCTGCCGCAGATGAGTTTCGAAGAAAGTCTGGAAGTGACAAAGATATACAGCGTCGGAGGAATGTTACCGCCGGAAGGGGGATTGATCCACAGACGTCCGTTCCGGGCACCACATCACACAATCTCGGAATATGCACTGATCGGTGGCGGCAGGGTTCCGACACCAGGGGAGGTGAGCTTTGCACATTACGGGGTACTGTTTTTAGATGAACTTCCGGAGTTTTCCAAACCTGTGTTGGAGGTGCTGCGCCAGCCGTTAGAAGACCGGAGAATCCGGATATCGAGAGTACAGGCATCGTATGAATTCCCAGCAGATTTTATGTTTGTGGCGGCGATGAATCCATGTCCGTGTGGAAACTCCCCGGATTATCGGAGATGCAGCTGCACGGAACAGCAGATCCGCCGCTATCAAAGTAAGGTAAGCGGACCTTTGCTTGACCGGATCGATATCCGGATGGAAGTTAAAGGCGTAAAGCAGGAGGCACTTTTCTCCAAACAGAAAACGGAATCTTCGAAGACAATCCGGGCACGGGTAGAACAGGCAAGACAGATGCAGAAGGAACGGTTTGCCGGAACCGGACTGTTGTTTAACTCTCAGCTCGATGGAAAGAATCTGGAGGAATATATCACGTTGTCTGCGGAAGGAAAAAGGCTGGTGCTTCAGTTATTTGAAAAACAGGAATTATCTGTGCGTGGTGTGCACCGTGTCTTGAAGCTTGCCCGCACAATCGCGGATCTGGCTGGCAGTGAAGAGATTGAAAATGCACATCTGCAGGAAGCGGCATTTTACCGCAATCAGGATGTATTTGCAAAGGAGGTTCTGTATGGAAACTAG
- a CDS encoding response regulator transcription factor, giving the protein MPCILVVEDDENLNRGITFSLKKSGYEVFSAESVKKAKRIASDNNVDVTICDVNLPDGNGLEFVRWMRCNYNTYIICLTALDQEMDQVMGYEAGADDYITKPFSLSVLLLKIEAHFRRRQEKTEAGKMISGDIVFIAGEMKVLIKSREISLTKTELRMLTFFLQNPKQILSKTQILENVFDLEGDFVDENTIAVNIRRLREKIEDNPAAPVYIKNIRGLGYIWNQEVRQ; this is encoded by the coding sequence ATGCCATGTATACTCGTGGTTGAAGATGATGAAAATTTAAATCGTGGAATTACATTTTCACTGAAAAAATCCGGATATGAGGTTTTTTCAGCAGAATCAGTGAAAAAAGCGAAAAGAATTGCAAGTGATAATAATGTGGATGTTACCATTTGTGATGTGAATCTTCCGGATGGGAATGGACTGGAATTTGTAAGGTGGATGAGATGCAATTATAATACATACATTATTTGTCTTACAGCACTAGATCAGGAGATGGATCAGGTCATGGGATATGAAGCAGGGGCAGATGATTATATTACAAAGCCGTTTAGTCTTTCGGTACTTCTTTTGAAAATAGAAGCACATTTCCGCCGCAGACAGGAGAAAACGGAAGCCGGAAAGATGATTTCGGGAGATATCGTATTTATCGCAGGAGAAATGAAAGTCCTGATAAAGAGTCGTGAAATCAGTCTGACAAAAACGGAGTTGAGAATGCTGACTTTTTTTCTTCAGAATCCGAAACAGATTCTTTCAAAAACACAAATATTGGAAAATGTGTTTGATCTGGAAGGGGATTTTGTGGATGAAAATACAATCGCTGTCAATATCAGAAGACTCCGTGAGAAAATCGAAGACAATCCGGCTGCACCGGTCTATATAAAGAATATCAGAGGTCTTGGGTATATATGGAATCAGGAGGTAAGGCAGTGA
- a CDS encoding type II toxin-antitoxin system death-on-curing family toxin, whose amino-acid sequence MEKENGKVEGILAAVYQSVFGGDVYPSLEEKAANLLYFMIKDHPYADGCKRIAASLFLEFLARNNALYRDDSKIISDGALVAITLMIAESRPEEKDIMVNLVMNFLTM is encoded by the coding sequence GTGGAGAAAGAAAATGGTAAAGTTGAGGGTATTTTGGCGGCAGTTTATCAAAGCGTGTTTGGTGGAGACGTATATCCGTCATTAGAGGAAAAAGCTGCTAATTTATTATATTTCATGATTAAGGATCATCCATATGCAGATGGATGTAAGAGAATTGCAGCATCTTTATTTTTGGAGTTCCTTGCTCGGAATAATGCTTTGTATAGAGATGATAGTAAGATAATTAGTGATGGAGCCTTGGTTGCGATTACGCTTATGATTGCAGAGTCTAGACCAGAAGAAAAAGACATAATGGTGAATCTTGTAATGAATTTTTTGACAATGTAG
- a CDS encoding GNAT family acetyltransferase — translation MIREFQRDDINKVAHIWLDTNIKAHNFIPAEYWKGNFKSVKEALSLAEVYVYKCDTEIQGFIGLNDEYLFIREKDLRFSIVA, via the coding sequence ATGATTAGAGAATTTCAAAGGGATGATATAAATAAAGTAGCGCATATATGGTTGGATACAAATATAAAGGCACATAATTTTATCCCCGCCGAATACTGGAAAGGCAATTTCAAATCAGTAAAAGAAGCACTGTCACTAGCAGAGGTTTATGTGTATAAGTGTGATACAGAAATACAAGGCTTTATAGGGTTAAATGATGAATATCTTTTTATAAGAGAGAAGGATTTGAGATTCAGCATAGTGGCTTAG
- the dprA gene encoding DNA-processing protein DprA translates to METRSEMARFWLYGNHEISSKVKYYLILRYGTVEQAMEQSVSELEKELAKQFEPAEYQTLLLRKNSNYLDEVYGRLKERNIRILYPGHPLYPEKLTNIYDKPEILFARGKIRESINYYNQSVAIVGARNADTYCKETTRIFARELAKAGIQIVSGLARGIDGQAHRGCLEAGGYTIAVLGCGINVTYPRENIELFAQIEEHGLILSEYCLDVPPLAFQFPLRNRIISGLSDGVLVSCAKKKSGSLITADLALDQGKQVYALPGRVLDAFSEGTNHLIQMGAMCVTRPKDILLDLWGEERLNMDDVSGTASGSEKKQSETRDNLTATERTVYDLLGLDPVHVDDVIAQARLGVSTTISVLYELERRNVIKQPVRGYYIWSL, encoded by the coding sequence ATGGAAACTAGAAGTGAGATGGCAAGGTTTTGGCTATATGGAAATCATGAGATATCATCAAAAGTAAAATATTATCTGATCCTACGGTATGGTACGGTAGAGCAGGCTATGGAGCAATCGGTATCGGAGCTTGAGAAGGAGCTGGCAAAGCAATTTGAACCGGCTGAATATCAGACGCTTTTGCTTCGCAAAAATTCAAATTATCTGGATGAAGTATACGGACGATTAAAGGAACGAAACATCCGGATCTTATATCCGGGGCATCCGTTATACCCGGAGAAGCTTACAAATATCTACGATAAACCGGAGATTTTATTTGCGCGTGGTAAAATCCGGGAAAGCATCAATTATTATAATCAGTCGGTTGCGATTGTGGGTGCGCGGAATGCAGATACATACTGTAAAGAAACGACACGTATCTTCGCGAGAGAGCTTGCGAAGGCAGGAATCCAGATTGTGAGTGGACTGGCCAGGGGCATCGATGGACAGGCACATCGCGGCTGTCTGGAAGCAGGAGGCTATACGATTGCAGTGCTTGGCTGCGGGATCAATGTCACATATCCGCGTGAGAATATCGAATTATTCGCGCAGATTGAAGAACATGGATTGATTCTGTCCGAATATTGTCTGGATGTACCGCCGCTTGCGTTTCAATTTCCACTCAGAAACCGGATCATAAGCGGACTGTCGGATGGTGTTTTAGTATCCTGTGCCAAGAAGAAAAGCGGTTCCTTGATTACAGCAGATCTGGCACTTGATCAGGGAAAACAGGTGTACGCTCTGCCGGGCAGAGTATTAGACGCATTCAGTGAGGGCACAAACCACCTGATCCAGATGGGTGCGATGTGCGTGACAAGACCGAAGGATATCCTGCTTGATCTGTGGGGAGAGGAACGCCTGAATATGGATGATGTTAGCGGTACTGCATCCGGTAGTGAAAAAAAACAAAGTGAAACACGGGATAACCTCACAGCCACAGAACGGACCGTATATGACCTTCTAGGCTTAGATCCGGTACATGTGGATGATGTAATCGCGCAGGCAAGACTTGGTGTATCGACGACGATCAGTGTGCTGTATGAGCTGGAGCGGCGAAACGTGATCAAGCAGCCGGTGCGAGGGTATTATATATGGAGTTTGTGA
- the rhuM gene encoding RhuM family protein — translation MKNEIVLFTDGDINLEVELSPELETVWLTQKQMEELFDVKHATVSEHISNIHSSGELDGTSVGFSDKSSGGRRPKIYNLDMILSVGYLVNSKRGIAFRRWANSVLKQYVIQGYAINEKRLQALERTVDIQTKMLACTLEVEESDILRAVTSYTDALMLLDQYDHQSLKKPVGNRPIYKITYEECKKMVSHMEDSF, via the coding sequence TTGAAAAATGAAATTGTTTTATTTACAGATGGCGATATAAATCTTGAAGTTGAGTTAAGTCCAGAATTAGAAACTGTATGGTTGACACAGAAACAAATGGAAGAATTATTTGATGTTAAGCATGCTACAGTGAGTGAGCATATTTCCAATATACATTCTTCAGGAGAATTAGATGGGACTTCTGTCGGTTTTTCCGACAAAAGTTCAGGAGGAAGAAGACCCAAGATATATAATCTTGATATGATATTATCTGTGGGATATCTTGTTAATTCAAAACGTGGCATCGCATTTCGTAGATGGGCTAATTCTGTATTAAAGCAATATGTGATTCAAGGCTATGCTATTAACGAAAAACGATTGCAAGCGCTTGAAAGAACCGTTGATATTCAAACAAAGATGCTTGCGTGCACATTGGAGGTTGAAGAGTCAGATATTTTAAGGGCTGTTACCTCGTATACAGATGCATTAATGCTTTTAGACCAATATGATCATCAATCTCTTAAAAAACCTGTGGGAAACAGGCCTATATATAAAATAACATATGAGGAATGTAAAAAAATGGTTTCACACATGGAGGATTCATTTTAA
- a CDS encoding IS3 family transposase (programmed frameshift), translating into MAKYSFEFKKKVVIAYLNGEGGYNYLAQKYNVKNKRQVLNWVDYYNKFGDAGLMRSREKKNYSFEFKLHVVELYLSSEVSYQELALSQGINNAAMIAQWVQGFRIAGPDALRPKKKGRKKTLNQKDNHKTKTSSFEERAVDTSAEHVKELEDELLKLRIENAFFKRTEETAFRGRSKNERCARVIHSLRREFKLKDLLSYTGMPKATYMYWQKRFDRENPDAELEAKMLELHAEHKDYGYRRMKAELCNQGYVVNKKKVQKLMQRLNLQVTSFTRKSRKYSSYRGKVGTVAPNRIRRRFHTNIPHQKITTDTTEFKYYEIDEKGRMVMQKLYLDPFMDMYNGEIISFGIDKRPSAQSVMTALEEAITITSDCRFRRTFHSDQGWAYQMKTYSHRLRENRIFQSMSRKGNCYDNSVMENFFGLLKQEIYYGVVYYSFDELKLAIEKYIKYYNEKRIKEKLGWLSPVQYRKRLLAA; encoded by the exons ATGGCAAAATATAGTTTTGAATTTAAGAAAAAAGTAGTAATTGCTTATTTGAACGGCGAAGGAGGGTACAACTATCTAGCACAAAAGTACAATGTAAAAAACAAAAGACAAGTGTTAAATTGGGTGGACTATTATAATAAATTCGGCGATGCTGGTTTGATGCGATCAAGAGAAAAAAAGAATTATTCTTTTGAATTTAAGCTTCATGTGGTAGAGTTATATTTATCAAGTGAGGTTTCATATCAGGAGTTAGCATTGTCTCAAGGAATAAATAATGCAGCAATGATTGCTCAATGGGTTCAAGGCTTTCGGATTGCTGGTCCTGACGCATTGAGACCTAAGAAGAAAGGTCGTAAGAAAACATTGAATCAAAAAGACAATCATAAAACTAAAACCTCTTCGTTTGAAGAGCGTGCAGTGGATACCAGCGCAGAACATGTCAAAGAACTTGAAGATGAGTTATTAAAGTTAAGGATAGAGAACGCCTTTT TTAAAAGAACTGAGGAGACTGCGTTTAGAGGACGAAGCAAAAATGAGAGATGTGCAAGAGTCATCCACAGCCTCCGAAGAGAATTCAAACTAAAAGATCTTCTCTCATATACAGGTATGCCGAAAGCAACCTACATGTACTGGCAAAAGCGATTTGATAGAGAAAATCCGGATGCTGAATTAGAGGCTAAAATGCTAGAACTACACGCAGAGCACAAAGACTACGGCTATCGAAGAATGAAGGCAGAATTATGCAATCAAGGCTACGTGGTGAATAAAAAGAAAGTACAGAAGTTAATGCAACGACTAAATCTTCAAGTGACATCTTTCACTAGAAAATCTCGTAAGTATAGCTCTTATCGTGGAAAAGTGGGAACAGTTGCTCCGAATAGAATTAGACGACGATTTCACACCAATATACCGCATCAGAAGATTACAACAGATACAACAGAGTTTAAGTATTACGAGATAGATGAAAAAGGACGAATGGTGATGCAGAAGTTATATCTTGACCCATTTATGGATATGTATAATGGAGAAATCATAAGCTTTGGTATTGATAAACGACCATCTGCACAAAGTGTAATGACTGCTCTGGAAGAAGCAATCACAATCACTTCTGATTGTCGGTTTAGGAGAACATTTCACTCGGATCAAGGGTGGGCATATCAGATGAAGACTTACTCTCATAGATTAAGAGAAAATCGTATTTTTCAAAGTATGTCACGGAAAGGGAACTGCTATGATAATTCTGTTATGGAGAACTTCTTTGGATTATTAAAACAGGAAATATACTATGGTGTTGTATACTATAGCTTTGATGAACTTAAATTGGCGATTGAAAAATATATCAAGTATTACAATGAAAAACGTATCAAAGAGAAACTAGGATGGCTCAGCCCTGTACAATACAGGAAACGCCTCTTGGCTGCATAA
- a CDS encoding GerW family sporulation protein, whose product MANDFNQTVGSLFQGMDSLLTTKTVVGEPTKVGDTIILPLVDVNFGVAAGAFGKNGGSNSAGGGMGGKMSPTAVLVIQNGHAKMIPVKQGDTVSKVIDMIPEVVDKIATAMGKKTDVDIDSPEIKEAIDQASENN is encoded by the coding sequence ATGGCAAATGATTTTAATCAGACAGTTGGTTCTTTGTTTCAGGGTATGGATTCCCTGCTTACAACGAAGACGGTGGTTGGTGAGCCAACGAAGGTAGGAGATACAATTATTTTACCACTTGTGGATGTGAATTTTGGCGTGGCTGCCGGTGCATTTGGTAAAAACGGAGGTTCCAACTCTGCAGGAGGCGGAATGGGTGGTAAGATGTCACCGACTGCGGTACTTGTGATCCAGAACGGACACGCGAAGATGATTCCGGTCAAGCAGGGTGACACGGTAAGCAAGGTAATCGATATGATACCTGAGGTTGTGGATAAAATCGCAACAGCTATGGGTAAGAAGACAGATGTGGATATTGACAGTCCGGAGATCAAAGAAGCAATTGATCAGGCAAGTGAGAATAACTAG
- a CDS encoding DHH family phosphoesterase, translating into MAEEKQKALIELLRGHKVYLQTHNFPDPDAISSAFGLKRYLEHYGIASTICYVGSIDRFNTRKMMDTFGIEIYSYDDIRDMQAEDYIVHVDCQKPNANTTDLPGNEVACVDHHPVFVKTEDYKYEDIRIVGACASIVASYFQTSGVPMDEDVATALAYGIKMDTADFVRGTTAFDMDMMAYLFDYISTEKLNSMYNSTIEFQDLKAYGAAIEHIEVFDYVGFTYIPFECPNSLVAIISDFILSLDVVDVAVVYSINSDGIKFSVRSEREDVDAGKLIYQVLDGIGSGGGHAAMAGGFVSHEALNKIGRDYDRKLKELFMKTIRKNRGV; encoded by the coding sequence GTGGCAGAAGAAAAACAGAAGGCATTGATTGAACTTCTGAGGGGACATAAGGTATATTTACAGACACATAATTTTCCGGATCCGGATGCAATATCGAGTGCATTTGGCCTGAAGCGGTATCTTGAGCATTATGGGATTGCATCGACCATCTGTTATGTTGGAAGTATTGACCGGTTCAATACAAGAAAAATGATGGATACGTTCGGAATTGAGATTTATTCGTATGATGACATCCGGGACATGCAGGCAGAGGACTATATTGTGCATGTCGATTGTCAGAAACCGAATGCGAATACGACAGATCTTCCGGGCAATGAGGTGGCGTGTGTCGATCATCATCCGGTGTTTGTGAAGACAGAAGATTACAAGTACGAGGATATCCGGATCGTAGGTGCGTGTGCAAGTATTGTTGCGTCGTATTTTCAGACAAGCGGTGTGCCGATGGATGAGGATGTAGCGACTGCACTTGCTTATGGAATCAAGATGGATACGGCGGATTTTGTGCGTGGAACAACCGCGTTTGATATGGATATGATGGCATATTTGTTCGATTATATCAGTACGGAAAAACTGAACAGTATGTACAATTCCACGATAGAGTTTCAGGATTTGAAGGCGTATGGTGCAGCAATCGAGCATATTGAGGTGTTCGATTATGTTGGATTCACCTATATTCCGTTTGAGTGTCCGAATTCTTTAGTTGCGATTATATCGGATTTTATATTGTCGCTGGATGTGGTGGATGTAGCGGTTGTGTATTCAATCAATTCGGATGGTATTAAGTTCTCTGTGCGCAGTGAACGGGAAGACGTGGATGCCGGAAAGCTTATATATCAGGTGTTGGATGGAATCGGTTCCGGTGGTGGACATGCTGCGATGGCAGGTGGATTTGTCAGCCATGAAGCGCTGAATAAGATCGGCAGGGACTATGACCGGAAATTAAAAGAACTATTTATGAAGACGATTCGTAAGAATAGAGGTGTGTAA
- a CDS encoding GTP pyrophosphokinase, with protein MNGSTDMSMELLMNSDNPEKVLQTMQPFIESMMHYECALMEIETKLKVLNTEFASQYNRNPFESIRCRLKKPLSIVEKMKRKGLEISIENIEENLTDIAGVRVICSFPEDIYTVSELLTKQDDIRVVCVKDYIRNPKPNGYRSLHLIVEIPIFLSNEKKYMKVEVQFRTIAMDFWASLDHKLKYKKDNLKHPEIIAKELKKCADTITAMDYKMQEIRSLLE; from the coding sequence ATGAACGGGAGTACAGATATGAGTATGGAGCTTCTGATGAACTCCGACAACCCGGAGAAGGTGCTGCAGACGATGCAGCCATTTATAGAGTCTATGATGCACTATGAGTGTGCCTTGATGGAGATAGAAACAAAACTGAAGGTGTTAAATACGGAATTTGCTTCGCAGTACAATCGAAATCCGTTTGAATCTATCCGGTGCCGTTTGAAAAAACCGCTCAGCATTGTGGAGAAGATGAAACGGAAAGGACTTGAGATTTCGATTGAGAATATTGAGGAGAACCTGACGGATATCGCAGGCGTACGTGTAATCTGTTCCTTCCCGGAGGATATCTATACGGTATCAGAGCTTTTGACAAAACAGGACGATATCCGGGTTGTATGTGTGAAGGATTATATACGGAATCCAAAGCCAAACGGATACCGCAGTCTGCATCTGATCGTTGAGATTCCGATTTTCTTGTCAAATGAGAAAAAATATATGAAAGTCGAAGTGCAGTTTCGGACAATCGCGATGGATTTCTGGGCGAGTCTTGATCATAAGCTCAAGTATAAGAAGGACAATCTGAAGCATCCGGAGATTATTGCGAAGGAGTTAAAAAAGTGCGCGGATACGATTACGGCGATGGACTACAAGATGCAGGAGATCCGGAGTCTGCTGGAATAA
- a CDS encoding GNAT family N-acetyltransferase translates to MNPEIDISNVILKTERLLIRPWRQSDLDDFYSYASVDGVGQMAGWKPHKSKEESKIILDMFISHKKTFALEYQGKVIGSVGIEKYNETHFPEFENKKCREIGYVLSKEYWGQGLMPEALKEVIRFLFENANLDVIFCGHFLWNEQSHRVQEKSGFKHHAFDTYETAFGTTEENEVNILKREDWVLQ, encoded by the coding sequence ATGAATCCTGAAATAGATATAAGTAATGTTATCCTAAAAACAGAGCGTTTGTTGATTCGCCCGTGGCGGCAATCCGACCTTGATGACTTTTATTCCTACGCTTCAGTAGATGGAGTCGGACAAATGGCGGGTTGGAAGCCTCATAAAAGCAAGGAAGAATCTAAGATTATTCTTGATATGTTCATTAGCCATAAGAAAACATTTGCACTCGAATATCAGGGCAAAGTAATAGGTTCTGTTGGGATCGAAAAATACAATGAAACTCACTTCCCGGAATTTGAAAATAAGAAATGCCGTGAGATAGGCTATGTTCTGAGCAAAGAATATTGGGGACAAGGTTTAATGCCGGAAGCGTTGAAAGAAGTAATTCGTTTTCTCTTTGAGAACGCTAATCTTGATGTAATCTTCTGTGGTCACTTCTTGTGGAATGAGCAATCTCATAGAGTTCAGGAAAAAAGTGGTTTCAAACACCATGCATTTGATACCTATGAGACAGCATTCGGTACAACGGAAGAAAATGAGGTAAACATTCTAAAAAGAGAAGATTGGGTATTGCAGTAA
- a CDS encoding DUF3784 domain-containing protein, translated as MKLADLATGSDWIVWIVFAIFAVLSIILLSGHGSWFISGYNTASNEEKEKYDEKKLCRTMGIGMSIIAILALTMGLFENILPAFFVYIALGIILVDVVVIIILGNTLCRK; from the coding sequence ATGAAATTAGCAGATTTAGCAACAGGCTCTGATTGGATAGTGTGGATTGTCTTTGCGATATTTGCTGTACTTTCTATTATTTTACTTTCTGGACATGGAAGCTGGTTCATTTCTGGATATAATACAGCTTCAAATGAAGAAAAGGAAAAATATGATGAAAAGAAGTTATGCAGAACAATGGGAATTGGAATGTCTATTATAGCAATTCTTGCATTAACTATGGGCTTGTTTGAAAATATTTTGCCTGCATTTTTTGTATATATTGCATTGGGGATTATTTTGGTTGATGTCGTGGTAATTATCATTTTAGGAAACACACTATGCAGAAAGTAA
- a CDS encoding GNAT family N-acetyltransferase, with the protein MIREFQRDDINKVADIWLDTNIKAHNFIPAEYWKGNFKSVKEALLQAEIYVYEYDTEIQGFIGLNDEYVEGIFVSGEMQSQGIGKILLNYAKDKRNKLHLNVYQKNARAISFYKREEFEIQHSGLDEATGEKDYVMTWQHK; encoded by the coding sequence ATGATTAGAGAATTTCAAAGGGATGATATAAATAAAGTAGCGGATATATGGTTGGATACAAATATAAAAGCACATAATTTTATCCCAGCCGAATACTGGAAAGGCAATTTCAAATCAGTAAAAGAAGCACTGTTACAAGCAGAGATTTATGTGTATGAGTATGATACAGAAATACAGGGCTTTATAGGGTTAAATGATGAATATGTTGAGGGCATTTTTGTTTCTGGTGAAATGCAATCGCAAGGCATAGGTAAAATTCTGCTGAATTATGCAAAGGATAAAAGGAATAAGTTGCACTTGAACGTATACCAAAAGAATGCACGGGCAATATCTTTTTATAAGAGAGAAGAATTTGAGATTCAGCATAGTGGCTTAGATGAGGCTACCGGAGAAAAAGATTATGTAATGACATGGCAACACAAATAA